Proteins from one Pseudarthrobacter sp. BIM B-2242 genomic window:
- the allB gene encoding allantoinase AllB, translated as MPDERFDLVIRGRTLTADGIAPREVGVRNGRIVAVEPLGSGLAGTEPAGTELAGTELVELADDETLLPGLVDTHVHVNEPGRTEWEGFASATRAAAAGGVTTIIDMPLNSIPPTTTVEGLKLKRDVAADQAFIDVGFWGGAIPGNKADLRPLHDEGVFGFKCFLLHSGVDEFPHLDAHGLEEDMAELRTFDSLMLVHAEDSRTIDHAPHPGGGDYGTFLASRPRDAENTAIAEVIERARRTGARAHIVHLSSSDALPMIASAKRDGVRLTVETCPHYLTLMAEEIPDGGTAYKCCPPIREASNRELLWMGLQDGTIDCIVSDHSPSTLDLKDLENGDFAMAWGGISSLQLGLALVWTEARQRGITLAEVVSWMAEKPAVVARVHNKGQLAPGFDADFAVFAPDQTFVVDAARLKHKNPITPYDGKALTGVVRKTYLRGVEVDGLTPRGRLIRRRSV; from the coding sequence GTGCCTGACGAACGCTTTGACCTGGTGATCCGGGGCCGCACCCTCACCGCCGACGGCATCGCCCCGCGGGAAGTGGGCGTGCGGAACGGCAGGATCGTGGCCGTCGAACCGCTCGGCAGCGGCCTCGCCGGCACTGAACCGGCCGGCACTGAACTGGCCGGCACTGAACTTGTCGAGCTTGCCGACGACGAAACGCTCCTTCCCGGCCTCGTGGATACCCACGTCCACGTTAACGAGCCCGGCCGCACCGAGTGGGAGGGGTTCGCCTCCGCCACCCGCGCCGCGGCGGCCGGCGGCGTCACCACCATCATCGACATGCCGCTGAACTCCATTCCGCCCACCACCACCGTGGAGGGACTCAAGCTCAAGCGGGACGTGGCTGCGGACCAGGCGTTCATCGACGTCGGGTTCTGGGGCGGCGCCATTCCAGGCAACAAAGCGGACCTGCGCCCCCTGCATGACGAAGGCGTGTTCGGCTTCAAATGCTTCCTGCTGCATTCCGGCGTTGACGAGTTCCCGCACCTGGACGCGCACGGGCTGGAGGAGGACATGGCCGAACTCAGGACCTTCGATTCCCTCATGCTGGTGCATGCCGAGGACTCCCGCACCATTGACCACGCCCCGCACCCGGGCGGCGGCGACTACGGGACGTTCCTGGCCTCCCGCCCGCGCGATGCCGAGAACACAGCTATCGCCGAGGTCATCGAACGGGCACGACGGACCGGCGCCCGCGCCCACATTGTGCACCTCTCGTCGTCGGACGCCCTGCCCATGATCGCGAGCGCAAAGCGCGACGGCGTCCGCCTCACCGTGGAGACGTGCCCGCACTACCTCACCCTCATGGCCGAGGAGATCCCCGACGGCGGCACGGCATACAAGTGCTGCCCGCCCATCCGCGAGGCGTCCAACCGCGAGTTGCTGTGGATGGGGCTGCAGGACGGCACCATCGACTGCATCGTCTCGGACCACTCCCCCTCCACGCTGGACCTGAAGGACCTGGAAAACGGCGACTTCGCCATGGCCTGGGGCGGCATTTCCTCCCTGCAGCTGGGGCTCGCCCTGGTGTGGACCGAAGCCAGGCAGCGCGGCATCACCCTGGCAGAGGTGGTTTCCTGGATGGCTGAGAAACCCGCCGTCGTGGCCCGCGTGCACAACAAGGGCCAGCTGGCTCCCGGATTCGATGCGGACTTCGCGGTGTTCGCACCGGACCAAACGTTCGTGGTGGATGCCGCCAGGCTCAAGCACAAAAACCCCATCACGCCCTACGACGGGAAGGCGCTCACCGGCGTCGTCCGGAAAACATACCTGCGCGGCGTTGAGGTGGACGGACTGACACCCCGCGGCAGGCTGATCCGCCGCCGCAGCGTGTAG
- a CDS encoding bifunctional allantoicase/(S)-ureidoglycine aminohydrolase: MGTYYYPQGGLPPQTHLTTERAIVTEAYTVIPKGVLTDIVTSNLPGFSNTRSWIIARPISGFATTFSQLIVEIGPGGGAPKAEFEAGVEGVIFVTTGKVNLTLNGELHQLAEGGYAYLAAGSGWGLENVSDEIVSFHWIRKAYERLEGYEAKSFVTSDQDVEPTSMPDTDGVWKTTRFVDPNDLAHDMHVNIVTFQPGGVIPFPETHVMEHGLYVLEGKAMYLLNRDWVEVEAGDFMWLRAFCPQACYAGGPGEFRYLLYKDVNRQIRLT; this comes from the coding sequence ATGGGCACGTACTACTACCCCCAGGGCGGCCTGCCGCCGCAAACGCACCTCACCACGGAGCGGGCCATCGTCACGGAGGCGTACACGGTCATCCCCAAGGGCGTCTTGACCGACATCGTGACCAGCAACCTGCCGGGTTTCTCCAACACCCGGTCCTGGATCATTGCCCGCCCGATCTCCGGCTTTGCCACCACCTTTTCGCAGCTGATCGTGGAGATCGGCCCGGGCGGGGGCGCCCCCAAAGCAGAGTTCGAGGCCGGGGTGGAAGGCGTCATTTTTGTCACCACGGGCAAGGTCAACCTGACCCTGAACGGCGAACTGCACCAGCTTGCGGAGGGCGGCTATGCGTACCTGGCCGCCGGTTCCGGCTGGGGGCTGGAGAACGTCTCGGATGAGATCGTCTCCTTCCACTGGATCCGCAAAGCCTACGAACGCCTCGAGGGCTACGAGGCGAAGTCGTTCGTCACCAGCGACCAGGACGTGGAACCGACGTCCATGCCGGACACGGACGGCGTCTGGAAGACCACCCGCTTCGTGGACCCCAACGATCTGGCCCACGACATGCACGTGAACATCGTGACGTTCCAGCCCGGCGGCGTGATCCCGTTCCCGGAGACGCACGTGATGGAGCACGGCCTGTACGTCCTTGAAGGCAAGGCCATGTACTTGCTCAACAGGGACTGGGTGGAAGTGGAAGCCGGGGACTTCATGTGGCTGCGCGCCTTCTGCCCGCAAGCCTGCTACGCGGGCGGACCGGGCGAGTTCCGCTACCTGCTCTACAAGGACGTCAACCGCCAGATCCGGCTCACCTGA
- a CDS encoding carbohydrate ABC transporter permease, producing MTTATARISRPGHHAAKPSKDSRSRERALAWARRAPLLPALIFLILVTQLPFVVTLIISFMNWNSLSPDKTAFAGFENYVTVLTDPDLRQAIFTTILLTVSVVLISLLIGLGLALLLDKKFIGRGLARTLLIAPFLVVPVAAALIWKHALLNPTYGLINGILTWVWSLFGSATAPQLDLLSQAPMMAVILSLVWQWTPFMMLILLAGLQSRPMDTVEAAQMDGATPWGIFRHLTLPHLRQYLELGGLLGAIYIVQNFDAVFTLTAGGLGTANLPYAIYQTFYFANEYGLASAAGVVVVIGTIIVATFALRTVFSLFKKEAAR from the coding sequence ATGACTACCGCAACGGCGCGCATCTCCCGCCCGGGACACCACGCAGCCAAACCTTCGAAAGACAGCCGGTCGCGGGAACGCGCCCTGGCGTGGGCCCGGCGTGCACCGCTGCTCCCGGCCCTGATCTTCCTTATCCTGGTCACGCAGCTTCCGTTCGTGGTGACGCTGATCATCTCGTTTATGAACTGGAACAGCCTGAGCCCGGACAAGACCGCCTTCGCCGGCTTCGAGAACTACGTCACCGTCCTCACGGATCCGGACCTGCGCCAGGCCATCTTCACCACCATCCTCCTCACTGTCTCCGTCGTGCTGATCAGCCTGCTCATCGGCTTGGGACTGGCCCTGCTGCTGGACAAGAAGTTCATCGGCCGCGGCCTGGCGCGGACCCTGCTGATCGCCCCGTTCCTGGTGGTACCTGTGGCAGCGGCACTGATCTGGAAGCACGCCCTCCTCAACCCCACCTACGGGCTGATCAACGGCATCCTGACCTGGGTGTGGTCCCTGTTCGGCAGCGCCACGGCGCCCCAGCTGGACCTCCTCTCCCAGGCACCCATGATGGCGGTAATCCTCTCCCTCGTGTGGCAGTGGACCCCGTTCATGATGCTGATCCTGCTCGCCGGCCTGCAGTCCCGCCCCATGGACACCGTGGAAGCTGCCCAGATGGACGGCGCCACACCTTGGGGGATCTTCCGTCACCTGACCCTGCCGCACCTGCGCCAATACCTGGAACTCGGCGGCCTGCTCGGCGCGATCTACATCGTGCAGAACTTCGACGCGGTCTTCACCCTCACGGCAGGCGGACTGGGCACAGCCAACCTGCCCTACGCCATCTACCAGACGTTCTACTTCGCGAACGAATACGGCCTGGCCTCCGCCGCCGGCGTCGTGGTGGTCATCGGCACCATCATCGTGGCCACCTTCGCACTCCGCACCGTCTTTTCACTCTTCAAGAAGGAGGCAGCACGATGA
- a CDS encoding CotH kinase family protein: MQRSTGAILSSSALAVALALTGCGTGTGATSTGSSATATSTATSTAASAAGAEANGTEAATTTAGTTLFADGASHSVSITWNADDYAAMIAAYEADGSKDWITANITIDGTLVSNIGVRLKGNSTLRSLSGGSDMGGPGGTSAGISSDVPESLPLLIDFDKYVDAQTYEGLTQLSLRPGSPVLNEALALALTATSGQATQRYAYTTYSVNGSATQTRLLVENPDEAYADSLFDTDGVLYKADAESSFTYQGDDLATYEEQFKQLNAKKTADVQPVVDSLRWLSEASDEEFDAQLGEWVDVESFARYTATMNLLVNGDDMAGPGQNYYLWYDLGTKKISVISWDLNLAMTGNAAASPDEQLSIGGGGNGAGGGGGGAMRPPGQNDDAGAPLAGSGRGGNELKERFLASAAFQTAYDDAYAELYQQLYASGTAAGLLDAIAAVVPSSDGLTADELAAETETLRTFLQERTDGLRAAAAS, from the coding sequence ATGCAACGTTCCACCGGTGCCATTCTCTCCTCCTCCGCCCTTGCGGTGGCCCTCGCCCTGACGGGCTGCGGAACCGGCACGGGCGCCACCTCCACGGGGTCCTCCGCCACGGCGACGTCCACCGCGACGTCCACAGCGGCGTCCGCGGCCGGAGCGGAGGCGAACGGGACAGAAGCTGCAACGACGACGGCGGGGACCACCCTTTTCGCGGACGGCGCCTCCCATTCGGTCAGCATCACGTGGAACGCGGATGATTACGCCGCCATGATCGCCGCCTATGAGGCTGACGGCTCCAAGGACTGGATCACGGCCAACATCACCATCGACGGCACGCTGGTGTCCAACATAGGCGTGCGCCTCAAGGGCAACTCCACCTTGAGGAGCCTCAGCGGCGGCAGCGATATGGGCGGCCCCGGCGGAACGTCGGCCGGGATCTCCTCTGACGTCCCCGAATCGCTGCCGCTGCTGATTGATTTCGACAAATATGTGGACGCCCAGACCTATGAAGGCCTGACACAGCTTTCGCTGAGGCCGGGTTCCCCCGTCCTGAACGAGGCCCTGGCGCTTGCGCTGACTGCGACCAGCGGCCAGGCCACGCAACGCTACGCCTACACCACCTACTCGGTTAACGGCAGCGCCACCCAGACCCGGCTGCTGGTGGAAAACCCGGACGAGGCGTACGCGGATTCCCTGTTCGACACCGACGGGGTCCTCTACAAAGCGGATGCCGAGTCCAGCTTTACCTACCAGGGCGACGACCTGGCCACTTACGAGGAACAGTTCAAGCAGCTCAACGCTAAAAAGACGGCGGACGTCCAGCCCGTTGTGGACTCCCTCAGGTGGCTGTCCGAAGCCAGCGACGAGGAGTTCGACGCCCAGCTGGGCGAGTGGGTGGATGTGGAGTCCTTCGCACGCTACACCGCCACAATGAACCTTTTGGTCAACGGCGACGACATGGCCGGCCCCGGCCAGAACTACTACCTCTGGTACGACCTCGGGACGAAAAAGATCTCCGTGATCTCCTGGGACCTGAATCTGGCAATGACCGGCAACGCGGCCGCATCCCCGGACGAGCAGCTGTCCATCGGCGGCGGTGGAAACGGCGCAGGTGGCGGCGGTGGCGGGGCAATGCGGCCACCCGGGCAAAATGACGACGCCGGTGCGCCCCTTGCGGGATCCGGCCGCGGCGGCAACGAACTGAAGGAGAGGTTCCTGGCCTCGGCCGCCTTCCAGACCGCCTACGACGACGCCTACGCAGAGCTCTATCAGCAGCTGTACGCCAGCGGGACCGCCGCCGGCCTGCTGGACGCGATCGCCGCCGTCGTGCCCTCAAGCGATGGTCTGACCGCCGACGAACTGGCAGCGGAGACTGAAACGCTCCGCACCTTCCTGCAGGAACGCACCGATGGGCTCCGTGCGGCAGCGGCCTCCTGA
- a CDS encoding aldolase, which produces MAVSPTPALSAADTAHIDAQLAATDRLLERNYPGDDGSRQPVHSVYVPADRFTPSLAADWGSQALATAAAHGGLERLGALLGQDAELAGAVGSRVRAKLESEPIEDLRLDFEDGYGARGDEAEDADAVAAANAVAAAVAAGTAPPFIGIRFKCFEAATRARGLRTLDLFVSGLAAAGELPEGLVLTLPKVSTVAQVQAMDYAVSRLEEVHSLPAGRLRFEVQVETPQLILGPDGTSPVALLPHAVPGRISGLHYGTYDYSASLQISAEYQSLAHPVADFAKEVMQLAVAGTGIRLSDGSTNIIPVGDNVENAWALHGRLVRRSLERGYYQGWDLHPAQLPSRFAATYAFYREGLPAAAARLRNYLARTPGAVLDEPATARALAAFVLRGFQCGAVGADEIQVLAGVELSRLTALAHPRLAQSTSKSQPASQPQSISK; this is translated from the coding sequence ATGGCGGTGTCCCCCACTCCTGCACTGTCCGCGGCGGACACCGCCCACATCGACGCCCAACTCGCCGCTACGGATCGTCTTCTGGAGCGGAACTATCCGGGCGATGACGGCTCGCGCCAGCCCGTGCACAGTGTCTACGTCCCTGCCGACCGGTTTACGCCGTCGCTCGCTGCGGATTGGGGTTCCCAGGCGCTGGCGACGGCGGCGGCCCACGGCGGGCTGGAACGCCTGGGCGCGTTGCTGGGCCAGGACGCGGAGCTCGCCGGGGCGGTTGGGTCCCGGGTCCGGGCAAAGCTGGAAAGCGAACCGATCGAGGACCTGCGCCTGGACTTCGAGGACGGTTACGGCGCCCGCGGGGACGAAGCAGAAGACGCCGACGCCGTTGCTGCCGCCAACGCTGTGGCTGCCGCAGTTGCCGCCGGCACCGCTCCCCCGTTCATCGGGATACGGTTCAAGTGCTTCGAAGCTGCCACCCGGGCCCGCGGGCTCCGGACGCTGGACCTCTTTGTCTCCGGGCTTGCAGCGGCCGGCGAACTTCCCGAGGGCCTGGTTCTGACCCTGCCCAAAGTCAGCACCGTTGCCCAGGTCCAGGCCATGGACTATGCGGTGTCCCGGCTTGAAGAGGTCCACTCCCTCCCTGCCGGCCGGCTCCGCTTTGAGGTCCAGGTGGAAACCCCGCAGCTCATCCTGGGGCCGGACGGCACCTCCCCGGTAGCGCTGCTGCCGCACGCTGTTCCCGGCCGAATCAGCGGGCTGCACTACGGCACCTACGACTACTCCGCGTCGCTGCAGATTTCCGCCGAATACCAGTCCCTTGCACACCCTGTGGCGGACTTCGCCAAGGAAGTGATGCAGCTGGCTGTCGCGGGAACGGGTATCCGGCTTTCTGACGGTTCCACCAACATCATCCCGGTGGGTGACAACGTCGAAAACGCCTGGGCGCTGCATGGCCGGCTGGTCCGCCGGTCCTTGGAGCGCGGCTACTACCAGGGCTGGGACCTCCACCCCGCCCAGCTGCCCAGCCGCTTCGCCGCGACCTATGCCTTCTACCGCGAAGGCCTTCCGGCTGCCGCGGCCCGGCTGCGGAACTATCTGGCGCGGACCCCGGGAGCCGTGCTGGATGAGCCCGCAACGGCCCGGGCTCTGGCGGCCTTCGTGCTGCGCGGGTTCCAGTGCGGCGCCGTCGGTGCCGACGAGATCCAGGTGCTGGCCGGCGTCGAGCTTTCCCGGCTGACCGCACTGGCGCACCCGCGGCTGGCGCAGTCCACTTCCAAATCACAGCCCGCCTCGCAGCCCCAGTCCATCTCGAAGTAA
- a CDS encoding carbohydrate kinase, with product MITVIGESLVDIISGPHREAPTEAHPGGSPLNVAVGAARLGLATTLVTHYAGDSYGDMIEKHLSVNGVTAIRGGSAPTSTATATLGPDGGASYAFTISWDINGAALPALEAVQGSRHVHTGSIAAVVAPGDQATLALLAAAREHASISYDPNCRPGISPDVDAARAQTERFVTASDIVKASDEDLAWLYPDRTPEQSLSAWLELGPAIVALTRGAAGPVILARRGRVELAAEPIKVADTVGAGDSFMAALISGLDQLSALGAGGRRRLQALTVEELQALAAYANRAAAITCSRPGANPPRTAELGHLTVPLQA from the coding sequence ATGATCACTGTCATCGGCGAATCGCTTGTGGACATCATCAGTGGCCCGCACCGGGAGGCGCCCACCGAGGCGCACCCGGGCGGGAGCCCCCTGAACGTGGCGGTCGGCGCGGCCCGGCTGGGCCTGGCGACCACCCTCGTGACCCACTACGCCGGCGATTCATACGGGGACATGATCGAAAAACACCTGAGCGTGAACGGCGTCACCGCGATCCGGGGCGGCAGCGCACCGACGTCGACGGCCACTGCCACGCTGGGGCCCGACGGCGGCGCCAGCTATGCGTTCACCATCAGTTGGGACATCAACGGGGCAGCCCTGCCTGCCCTTGAAGCGGTTCAGGGTTCCAGGCACGTCCACACCGGATCCATTGCCGCCGTGGTGGCGCCGGGCGACCAGGCCACGCTTGCCCTCCTGGCGGCAGCCCGGGAGCACGCGAGTATCAGCTATGATCCGAACTGCCGGCCCGGGATTAGCCCGGACGTGGACGCGGCGCGGGCACAGACCGAACGCTTTGTCACCGCCAGTGACATCGTCAAGGCCAGCGACGAAGATCTCGCCTGGCTCTACCCGGACCGGACGCCGGAGCAGTCACTGTCAGCGTGGCTGGAGCTCGGGCCGGCCATCGTCGCCCTGACGCGTGGCGCGGCGGGCCCTGTCATCCTCGCCCGCCGGGGCCGGGTGGAGCTGGCCGCCGAACCCATCAAGGTGGCGGACACTGTGGGGGCGGGCGACTCGTTCATGGCAGCCCTCATCTCTGGCCTGGACCAGCTCTCAGCCCTCGGCGCCGGCGGAAGGCGCCGGCTGCAGGCGCTCACCGTGGAGGAATTGCAGGCGCTCGCGGCTTACGCCAACCGCGCCGCGGCGATCACCTGCTCACGGCCAGGGGCCAACCCGCCCCGGACGGCGGAACTCGGTCACCTGACCGTGCCGCTGCAGGCCTGA
- a CDS encoding carbohydrate ABC transporter permease, whose protein sequence is MSTLTPAAPQNTPPGPTALNTGRTPRRGKTRMDPTRNNTAAGIAAWLLALLFAVPVLWMILTSFHSETDAATNPPSIAANLTLDAYREFFGETSGVSPWPSLINSATASILSTVLVLLLAFPAAYALSIRPVKKWTDVMFFFLSTKMMPVVAAILPLYLFARTVGALDNIWFLILMYTSMNLPIAVWMMRSFLAEVPEEMLEAAQIDGANLLLILRKIIAPVAMPGIAATALICFIFSWNELLLARVLTGVVAGTAPVFLTGFVSGQGLFLAQVCAAAVVISLPVLFAGFAAQDKLVQGLSLGAVK, encoded by the coding sequence ATGAGCACCCTCACCCCCGCCGCACCGCAGAACACCCCTCCCGGTCCCACCGCGCTGAACACCGGCCGCACTCCACGCCGCGGCAAGACCCGGATGGACCCCACCCGCAACAACACCGCCGCCGGCATCGCCGCCTGGCTGCTCGCCCTGCTCTTCGCCGTCCCGGTCCTGTGGATGATCCTCACCTCGTTCCACTCCGAAACCGACGCCGCCACCAACCCGCCGTCGATCGCTGCGAACCTGACCCTGGACGCGTACCGGGAGTTCTTCGGCGAAACCTCCGGCGTTAGCCCGTGGCCGTCGCTGATCAACTCGGCCACCGCATCGATCCTGTCCACGGTCCTCGTGCTGCTCCTGGCCTTCCCGGCCGCCTACGCGCTCTCCATTCGGCCGGTGAAGAAGTGGACGGACGTGATGTTCTTCTTCCTCTCCACCAAGATGATGCCGGTGGTGGCGGCGATCCTGCCCCTCTACCTCTTCGCCCGGACCGTGGGGGCACTGGACAACATCTGGTTCCTGATCCTGATGTACACGTCCATGAACCTGCCCATTGCCGTATGGATGATGCGCTCCTTCCTGGCCGAGGTGCCGGAAGAAATGCTGGAGGCAGCCCAGATCGACGGCGCGAACCTCCTGCTCATCCTGCGCAAGATCATCGCCCCGGTGGCCATGCCCGGCATCGCGGCTACTGCCCTGATCTGCTTCATTTTCAGCTGGAACGAACTGCTCCTGGCCCGGGTCCTCACCGGTGTGGTGGCAGGGACCGCGCCCGTCTTCCTTACCGGCTTCGTCTCAGGCCAGGGCCTCTTCCTGGCCCAGGTCTGCGCCGCCGCCGTCGTGATCTCCCTGCCGGTACTGTTCGCCGGCTTCGCCGCCCAGGACAAGCTCGTCCAGGGTCTCTCCCTGGGCGCAGTCAAGTAA
- a CDS encoding NAD(P)-dependent alcohol dehydrogenase, producing the protein MTTTTAQSPATGSGLPATMRANILKSQGDMTMETLPVPTLDADQVLVQVAAVGVCGSDVHYYEHGRIGDYVVDHPLILGHELSGRIAAVGSAVDPARIGRRVAVEPQRPCRTCKQCKAGRYNLCPDIEFYATPPIDGAFAEYVTIQSDFAYDIPDSVSDEAAALIEPLSVGLWACERAGIKPGSRVLIAGAGPIGIIAAQAARAFGATEIYITDIADDRLEFALKHGATHALNAKTDSVEGLDVDAFIDASGAPQAVRSGIKAVGPAGRVILVGLGADDVELPVSFIQNREIWLSGVFRYTNTWPLAIQLIADGKVDLDILVTGKFSLAESEEALKAGKQAGQLKAVVYPGR; encoded by the coding sequence ATGACAACAACAACCGCACAGTCACCTGCCACCGGTTCCGGACTGCCCGCCACGATGCGGGCCAACATCCTCAAGAGCCAGGGCGACATGACGATGGAAACGCTGCCCGTTCCGACACTCGACGCCGACCAGGTCCTGGTGCAAGTGGCTGCCGTGGGGGTCTGCGGCAGCGACGTCCACTATTACGAGCACGGCCGCATCGGCGACTATGTGGTGGACCACCCGCTCATCCTCGGCCACGAACTGTCCGGCCGGATCGCCGCCGTCGGAAGCGCCGTGGACCCTGCCCGCATCGGCCGGCGCGTCGCCGTCGAGCCCCAGCGCCCCTGCCGCACGTGCAAGCAGTGCAAGGCCGGCCGCTACAACCTTTGCCCGGACATCGAGTTCTACGCCACCCCGCCGATCGACGGCGCCTTCGCCGAATACGTGACCATCCAGTCCGACTTCGCCTACGACATCCCGGACAGTGTCAGCGACGAGGCGGCAGCACTGATCGAGCCGCTCTCCGTGGGCCTCTGGGCCTGTGAACGTGCCGGGATCAAGCCCGGCAGCCGGGTCCTGATCGCCGGCGCCGGCCCCATCGGCATCATCGCCGCGCAGGCGGCCCGTGCGTTCGGAGCCACGGAAATCTACATCACGGACATCGCCGACGACCGGCTCGAGTTCGCCCTCAAACACGGAGCAACACACGCGCTCAACGCGAAAACGGATAGCGTGGAAGGGCTCGACGTCGATGCCTTTATTGACGCTTCCGGCGCCCCGCAGGCAGTCCGTTCCGGGATCAAGGCAGTGGGCCCGGCAGGCCGGGTGATCCTGGTGGGGCTCGGGGCGGACGACGTCGAGCTCCCCGTGTCGTTCATCCAGAACCGGGAAATCTGGCTCTCCGGTGTGTTCCGGTACACCAATACCTGGCCGCTGGCGATCCAGCTGATCGCCGACGGCAAGGTGGACCTGGACATCCTGGTGACCGGCAAATTCAGCCTTGCCGAGTCTGAAGAAGCCCTGAAAGCGGGCAAGCAGGCAGGTCAGCTCAAAGCCGTCGTCTACCCGGGCCGCTGA
- a CDS encoding threonine/serine dehydratase: protein MITRTDVDEAAARIAPRIRVTPVLKADAGMFPCDVWLKCEFMQHTGTFKARGAFNRVLACREHGELKDDIGIVVASGGNAGLANAYAARELGVPATVFVPETAPAVKVKKLWAVGANVVQQGTEYSEAYDAAIAYAAETGAVYCHAYDQPEIAAGAGTIGTELLEQLGEVDTIMVAVGGGGLMAGVAAAVEGRATVVGVESETTPTLHAALAAGEPVDVAVAGIAADSLGARRIGRIGFEVAVRTGVRAVLVSDEDIVAARSLLWQEYRIIVEHGAAAAFAALQSGAYVPAAGERVAVILCGANTDPATV, encoded by the coding sequence TTGATTACACGCACCGACGTTGACGAAGCGGCCGCCCGGATCGCACCGAGGATCCGCGTCACACCCGTCCTGAAGGCCGACGCCGGAATGTTCCCCTGCGATGTGTGGCTCAAGTGCGAGTTCATGCAGCACACTGGCACGTTCAAGGCCCGGGGCGCGTTCAACCGGGTCCTGGCCTGCCGCGAGCACGGCGAACTGAAGGATGACATTGGCATCGTGGTGGCCTCCGGGGGAAACGCCGGCCTCGCCAACGCCTATGCCGCCAGGGAACTCGGCGTCCCCGCCACGGTATTTGTGCCCGAGACGGCTCCCGCCGTGAAGGTCAAAAAGCTCTGGGCCGTCGGCGCCAACGTGGTTCAGCAGGGAACCGAATACTCCGAAGCGTACGACGCCGCCATCGCCTACGCCGCCGAGACCGGCGCCGTTTACTGCCACGCCTACGACCAGCCGGAGATCGCAGCCGGCGCCGGGACCATCGGAACCGAACTGCTGGAGCAGCTGGGCGAAGTGGACACCATTATGGTGGCCGTAGGCGGCGGCGGGCTCATGGCGGGCGTTGCGGCCGCCGTCGAGGGCCGGGCCACAGTGGTGGGCGTCGAATCCGAAACAACGCCCACCCTCCACGCCGCGCTCGCCGCCGGGGAACCCGTGGACGTGGCCGTCGCCGGCATCGCCGCCGACTCCCTTGGGGCCCGCAGGATTGGCCGGATCGGGTTTGAGGTGGCGGTCCGCACCGGCGTCCGCGCTGTGCTGGTCTCGGACGAGGACATCGTGGCCGCCCGTTCCCTGCTGTGGCAGGAGTACCGCATCATCGTGGAGCACGGGGCGGCTGCAGCGTTCGCAGCCCTGCAGTCCGGCGCCTATGTCCCGGCGGCCGGGGAACGCGTGGCCGTGATTCTCTGCGGCGCCAACACGGACCCCGCCACGGTCTGA
- a CDS encoding oxygenase MpaB family protein — MVRNVADIGAEGVLLAGAGRAILLQIANPAVGHGVAEHSDFVSRPLDRFRATLTYVYAVRYGTEDQVAAVRRSVNRAHAVVRRKAGAGHHGYSAFDAHAQLWVVATLYDTAVTVYEKIYGPMDDETAELMYKDYARLGTVLQLPAELWPADRAAFRKYWDARMQALEPDDVTARVGRDLLYPPTGPLWLRMSMPVIRFITAGLLPDRLRSSYGLPWSARRSRLFDRTTRVSAAVYPRLPQPVRHFAKNYCLGRLRAA; from the coding sequence ATGGTGCGCAACGTGGCCGATATTGGAGCGGAAGGCGTTCTGCTCGCGGGAGCCGGGCGTGCCATTTTGCTGCAGATCGCCAACCCCGCGGTGGGCCACGGTGTGGCCGAGCACAGCGACTTCGTCTCGCGGCCCTTGGACCGTTTTCGTGCCACGCTCACCTATGTGTACGCGGTGAGGTACGGAACTGAGGACCAGGTGGCAGCTGTCCGCCGCAGCGTAAACCGCGCCCACGCTGTTGTGCGCCGCAAGGCCGGGGCAGGCCACCACGGATACAGCGCCTTCGACGCGCACGCGCAACTCTGGGTGGTGGCAACGCTGTACGACACCGCGGTCACCGTCTACGAGAAGATCTACGGCCCGATGGACGACGAGACAGCCGAGCTGATGTATAAGGACTACGCCCGCCTCGGTACCGTCCTGCAGCTGCCGGCGGAACTCTGGCCGGCTGACAGGGCAGCCTTTAGGAAGTACTGGGACGCCCGCATGCAGGCACTCGAGCCGGACGATGTCACGGCGCGCGTCGGCCGCGATCTGCTCTACCCGCCAACCGGCCCGCTCTGGCTACGGATGAGCATGCCAGTGATCCGGTTCATCACCGCAGGTCTCCTGCCCGATCGCCTTCGAAGCAGCTACGGCCTGCCGTGGAGTGCGCGCCGCAGCCGCCTCTTCGACCGCACCACCCGTGTGTCGGCCGCGGTGTATCCACGGCTTCCGCAACCGGTCCGGCATTTCGCGAAGAACTACTGCCTGGGCCGGCTCCGCGCAGCGTAG